A portion of the Pogoniulus pusillus isolate bPogPus1 chromosome 6, bPogPus1.pri, whole genome shotgun sequence genome contains these proteins:
- the SLC16A12 gene encoding monocarboxylate transporter 12 produces the protein MASPRHVGPPDGGWGWMIVAGCFLVTICTRAVTRCISIFFVEFQAYFGQDYARTAWIHSIVDCATMLCAPLGSLISNHVSCQVGIMLGGLLASAGLILSSFATSLEHLYLSLGVLTGLGFALCYSPAIAMVGKYFNKRKALAYGIAMSGSGIGTFILAPVVQLLIEQFSWHGALLILGGFVLNLCVCGALMRPIALKEDCRTAPEFLERDYVPEEQKGDLKRVSICSPLIKVWSRECLCYCSRKEYDFLLMPGFMVLAVSILFMAYGCSPLFVYLVPYALSVGVSHQQAAFLMSILGVIDIIGNVTFGWLTDRRCLKKHRHFCYLFAVGMDGLCCLFLPVLQNFPLLVPFSFTFGYFDGAYVTLIPVVTADVVGTASLSSALGVVYFLHAIPYLVSPPVAGWLVDTTGSYTASFLLCGFSMIFSSMLLCFARLAKKIKRMHLQSLTNDTGTKQHIWTNGAIAYSVTAELNQKDGEYLAADTNSYHNR, from the exons ATGGCCTCGCCTCGGCATGTCGGCCCTCCTGACGGAGGCTGGGGGTGGATGATCGTTGCCGGCTGCTTCCTTGTCACTATCTGTACCAGGGCCGTGACGAG GTGCATCTCCATTTTTTTTGTGGAGTTCCAGGCATATTTTGGGCAGGATTATGCCAGGACAGCTTGGATCCACTCCATTGTTGACTGTGCTACAATGCTCTGTG CTCCACTTGGGAGTTTAATCAGTAATCATGTCTCCTGCCAAGTTGGTATCATGCTAGGAGGTCTGCTTGCATCTGCTGGACTAATTTTGAGTTCATTCGCCACCAGCCTGGAACATCTCTACTTATCATTAGGAGTTCTTACAG GACTTGGCTTTGCACTGTGTTATTCTCCAGCCATCGCAATGGTGGGCAAATATTTCAACAAAAGAAAAGCACTGGCTTATGGAATAGCCATGTCAGGAAGTGGAATCGGTACCTTCATCCTGGCTCCTGTGGTCCAGCTTTTAATTGAGCAGTTTTCCTGGCATGGAGCTTTACTGATCCTGGGAGGTTTTGTTTTAAACCTCTGTGTCTGTGGTGCCTTGATGAGGCCAATTGCTCTTAAGGAGGACTGTAGAACTGCTCCTGAGTTTCTTGAACGGGATTATGTCCCTGAAGAACAGAAAGGAGACTTAAAGCGAGTGTCCATCTGTTCACCTTTAATCAAAGTGTGGTCTCGTGAATGTTTATGCTACTGTTCAAGGAAGGAATACGACTTTTTACTGATGCCAGGTTTCATGGTGCTGGCAGTGTCCATTTTATTTATGGCATATGGCTGTAGTCCTCTTTTTGTCTACCTAGTGCCTTATGCTTTGAGCGTTGGAGTGAGCCATCAGCAAGCTGCCTTTCTTATGTCCATACTTGGTGTCATAGACATCATTGGTAATGTCACCTTTGGATGGCTAACAGACAGAAG GTGTCTGAAGAAGCATCGGCACTTTTGCTACCTCTTTGCTGTGGGAATGGATGGCCTTTGTTGTCTTTTCCTGCCAGTTCTCCAAAACTTCCCTTTGCTTGTGCCTTTCTCATTTACCTTCGGCTACTTTGATGGAGCCTATGTGACACTGATCCCTGTTGTAACTGCAGATGTAGTTGGAACAGCTTCCTTATCATCAGCACTGGGTGTTGTGTATTTTCTGCATGCCATACCGTATCTCGTGAGCCCACCTGTTGCAG GTTGGCTTGTGGACACAACTGGCAGCTATACTGCATCATTCCTCCTGTGTGGATTTTCTATGATATTTAGTTCAATGTTACTGTGCTTTGCAAGACTAGCAAAGAAAATCAAAAGAATGCATTTGCAGTCACTCACCAATGATACTGGCACCAAACAGCACATCTGGACAAACGGAGCAATAGCTTATTCTGTCACAGCAGAATTAAACCAAAAGGATGGTGAATATTTGGCTGCGGATACAAACAGCTATCACAACAGATGA